One window of the Magnolia sinica isolate HGM2019 chromosome 19, MsV1, whole genome shotgun sequence genome contains the following:
- the LOC131234547 gene encoding DNA-directed RNA polymerase V subunit 1-like, with protein sequence MLVHRLVEKQIRSSHSGSLNLQLVHDSLLSLKLMFRTFFLNKATAQQLAMCVSPVLPKPALLKAHRTGPLWTVLQIVQSALPAFFDCFGERHLISKSEMVRIDFNRDLLQSSFTEIVTSVLDKKGTEEAIEFFNMLQPLLMEILFLEGYSVGLNDFDIPKAVTEDIKKKIQDISPLLLHLRSNYNELVELQVESYLKTVKLPIMTRILKLSALGNLIDSKNDSAISKVVQQLGFLGLQLFDRGKFYSRRLVEDMSFHFQNKYSVNGVDYPSEAFGLVKSSFLQGLIPYEELVYSISSREVLIRSSRGLTEPRTLFKNLMVTLRDVVICYDGTVRNLCSNSIIQFEYGQVDENSPGSSLAGEPVGVLAATAVSNPAYKAVLDSSQSNNSSWESMKEILLCKVNFKNDIIDRRVILYLNECFCGKMHCKENAAYLVQNRLKKVTLKDVAFDFSIEYQRHRQIPVMQLIDTRRSTPYGVQQIQKLLGISCAFGQSVQRLSTSIKMVAKGMLKEHLMLVANIEMNITF encoded by the exons ATGTTGGTGCATCGACT TGTTGAAAAGCAAATACGTAGTTCTCATAGTGGCAGTCTGAatttacaactggtgcatgattctttattgtcactgaaactcatgtttaggacttttttcttgAACAAAGCGACTGCGCAACAATTGGCTATGTGTGTTTCACCAGTTTTACCAAAACCTGCTTTGCTTAAGGCTCACCGTACAGGTCCTCTGTGGACTGTTTTGCAAATAGTACAGAGTGCTTTACCTGCATTTTTTGACTGCTTTGGGGAGAGGCATTTGATCAGTAAAAgtgaaatggtgaggattgatttCAATAGAGATTTACTGCAGTCATCATTCACAGAGATTGTTACTTCTGTTCTTGACAAGAAGGGAACAGAAGAGGCGATTGAGTTCTTTAATATGTTGCAGCCATTGCTGATGGAGATTCTCTTTTTAGAAGGATATAGTGTTGGCTTGAATGATTTTGACATTCCCAAGGCTGTTACTGAAGATATAAAGAAGAAGATTCAGGACATATCACCTTTGCTGCTTCACTTGAGATCAAATTACAATGAACTTGTAGAGTTGCAAGTGGAAAGCTACCTGAAAACTGTAAAACTGCCTATCATGACTCGTATTCTAAAGTTatctgctttgggtaatttgatagATTCTAAAAATGATTCAGCTATCAGTAAGGTTGTTCAACAACTTGGCTTTTTGGGGCTTCAACTTTTTGACCGAGGGAAGTTTTATTCAAGGCGTTTGGTTGAAgatatgagtttccacttccaaaataagtattctgttaATGGTGTTGACTATCCTTCTGAGGCATTTGGGTTAGTTAAGAGCTCCTTTTTGCAAGGTCTGATCCCCTATGAAGAGTTGGTCTATTCCATATCATCCAGGGAAGTGTTGATCCGTTCTTCCAGAGGACTTACTGAACCAAGAACtttgtttaaaaatctaatggtcacacttagagatgtcgttatctgttatGATGGGACAGTGAGAAACCTCTGCAGCAATTCTATAATTCAATTTGAGTATGGACAGGTGGACGAAAATAGTCCTGGAAGTTCTCTTGCTGGTGAACCGGTTGGTGTATTAGCTGCTACTGCAGTATCAAATCCTGCATataaagcagttcttgattcttcTCAAAGCAACAACTCTTCATGGGAATCGATGAAGGAAATACTTTTGTGCAAAGTTAACTTCAAGAATGATATTATTGATCGGAGAGTTATTCTATATTTGAATGAGTGCTTCTGCGGGAAAATGCATTGCAAGGAGAATGCAGCATATTTAGTTCAGAATCGTTTGAAAAAAGTCACTTTAAAGGATGTTGCTTTTGACTTCTCCATTGAATACCAAAGGCATCGACAAATACCTGTGATGCAGTTAATTGACACGAGGAGATCTACACCATATGGTGTTCAACAAATTCAAAAACTGCTCGGAATTTCATGTGCTTTTGGTCAGTCAGTTCAGCGACTGTCAACATCTATAAAAATGGTTGCAAAAGGCATGCTAAAAGAACATCTGATGCTTGTGGCAAATATAGAAATGAACATAACATTCTGA
- the LOC131235251 gene encoding uncharacterized protein LOC131235251 isoform X2, which produces MNFFKTFVKASTSTEHRGGLVAANSPRWKRILLRIFSEGKGRQGRVEQGTIKVGEDVEILGLMQVGQVQATCTAKELREIPCGTCQCTWRGMLVELHISLEKCNKKGLKRMNIENKTCQVIYL; this is translated from the exons atgaatttctttaaaacatTTGTAAAGGCTTCAACTTCAACAGAACACAGGGGAGGACTCGTAGCTGCAAATTCTCCAAGATGGAAGAGGATACTTCTTCGAATCTTCTCTGAGGGAAAAGggcgtcaag GCCGTGTTGAACAAGGGACTATTAAAGTTGGAGAAGATGTGGAGATTTTAGGTTTAATGCAG GTTGGACAAGTACAGGCAACTTGTACTGCGAAGGAACTACGTGAAATTCCTT GTGGCACTTGTCAATGCACGTGGAGGGGCATGCTTGTGGAGCTACATATCTCTTTGGAGAAATGCAACAAGAAAGGGTTAAAGAGGATGAATATAGAAAATAAGACATGTCAGGTAATCTATTTATGA
- the LOC131235251 gene encoding uncharacterized protein LOC131235251 isoform X1 yields MVWQCNWREEASTSTEHRGGLVAANSPRWKRILLRIFSEGKGRQGRVEQGTIKVGEDVEILGLMQVGQVQATCTAKELREIPCGTCQCTWRGMLVELHISLEKCNKKGLKRMNIENKTCQVIYL; encoded by the exons ATGGTGTGGCAGTGCAACTGGAGAGAAG AGGCTTCAACTTCAACAGAACACAGGGGAGGACTCGTAGCTGCAAATTCTCCAAGATGGAAGAGGATACTTCTTCGAATCTTCTCTGAGGGAAAAGggcgtcaag GCCGTGTTGAACAAGGGACTATTAAAGTTGGAGAAGATGTGGAGATTTTAGGTTTAATGCAG GTTGGACAAGTACAGGCAACTTGTACTGCGAAGGAACTACGTGAAATTCCTT GTGGCACTTGTCAATGCACGTGGAGGGGCATGCTTGTGGAGCTACATATCTCTTTGGAGAAATGCAACAAGAAAGGGTTAAAGAGGATGAATATAGAAAATAAGACATGTCAGGTAATCTATTTATGA